A section of the Microbacterium forte genome encodes:
- a CDS encoding aldo/keto reductase: MSSVVSGVAQPLAQSVAIGRGGLAAPPVGYGAAALGNLYQALGDDEWPGIVPAAWAGGIRYFDVAPHYGLGLAERRLGDSLRQLPRDEYIVSTKVGRLLVPQDAAGRTDIDNLFDVPADHRRVQDYSRDGVLRSIEQSLERLGLDRIDIALVHDPDAHEREALEGAFPALSELRDQGVITSFGAGMNQSAMLARFVRETGADVMMVAGRWTLLDQSAADDLLPLAHEHDVTVLAAAVFNSGILATDAPAQDALFDYGPAELPVVERARSIARIARRHGSSLPELAAQYPLTHPAVAAVVMGGASAEQVSRNSGLVARPVAAEVWDELREHGLISRERHPVR, from the coding sequence GTCGTCTCCGGAGTCGCGCAGCCCCTCGCGCAGTCGGTCGCGATCGGACGCGGCGGGCTCGCCGCTCCACCCGTCGGGTACGGCGCCGCCGCGCTCGGCAACCTCTATCAGGCGCTGGGCGACGACGAGTGGCCGGGCATCGTGCCTGCGGCGTGGGCAGGAGGCATCCGGTATTTCGACGTGGCTCCGCACTACGGGCTCGGTCTCGCCGAACGACGACTCGGCGACAGCCTGCGGCAGCTGCCGCGCGACGAGTACATCGTCTCGACCAAGGTCGGGCGCCTGCTCGTGCCGCAGGATGCCGCCGGTCGCACCGACATCGACAACCTGTTCGACGTACCCGCCGACCATCGCCGCGTGCAGGACTACTCGCGAGACGGCGTGCTGCGCTCGATCGAGCAGTCACTCGAACGGCTCGGTCTCGATCGCATCGACATCGCACTGGTGCACGACCCCGACGCGCACGAGCGCGAAGCCCTCGAGGGTGCGTTCCCCGCGCTCAGCGAGCTGCGCGATCAGGGGGTCATCACCTCGTTCGGGGCGGGGATGAACCAGAGCGCGATGCTCGCGCGGTTCGTGCGCGAGACCGGCGCCGACGTGATGATGGTCGCCGGGCGCTGGACCCTCCTCGACCAGTCGGCCGCCGATGACCTGCTCCCGCTCGCACACGAGCACGACGTGACGGTGCTCGCCGCGGCGGTCTTCAACTCGGGCATCCTCGCGACGGATGCGCCCGCGCAGGATGCGCTCTTCGACTACGGGCCCGCCGAGCTGCCGGTCGTCGAGCGAGCCCGATCGATCGCGCGCATCGCCCGGCGGCACGGCAGCTCGCTTCCCGAGCTCGCCGCACAGTACCCGCTGACCCACCCTGCAGTGGCGGCGGTGGTGATGGGCGGCGCGAGCGCCGAGCAGGTCTCGAGGAACAGCGGCCTCGTCGCGCGCCCGGTCGCCGCCGAGGTGTGGGACGAGCTTCGAGAACACGGGCTGATCAGCCGGGAAAGGCACCCCGTACGATGA
- a CDS encoding GntR family transcriptional regulator, giving the protein MFGDDEARGPRPLPARRALVDDVYDAVLGLLMDRVIEPGARVNIDAVARDLDVSPTPVREALTRLEAEGLVAKRALKGYVAAPLLDAAGLRDLYDMRELLEPEAARRASTHLDADIESELAESVVQMRAASAPDAEESFRNYRRFIDEDLHFHHLIAEQAQSPLLSEAIVRLRSHMHLYRLNFRHDFEDDTLSEHESILAALRRRDPEAAAEAMRTHIAKSYDRLGPAIARRAENASE; this is encoded by the coding sequence ATGTTCGGCGACGACGAAGCACGCGGACCGCGGCCGCTCCCGGCGCGGCGCGCCCTCGTCGACGATGTGTACGACGCCGTGCTCGGCCTTCTCATGGACCGCGTGATCGAGCCCGGCGCCCGCGTGAACATCGACGCGGTCGCTCGCGATCTCGACGTGTCGCCCACTCCGGTGCGCGAGGCGCTCACACGCCTCGAGGCCGAGGGGCTCGTCGCGAAGCGCGCACTCAAGGGCTACGTCGCGGCTCCTCTGCTCGACGCTGCGGGGCTCCGTGACCTGTACGACATGCGCGAACTGCTCGAGCCCGAGGCCGCGCGTCGCGCATCGACCCATCTCGACGCCGACATCGAGAGCGAGCTCGCGGAGTCCGTCGTTCAGATGCGTGCAGCGTCGGCGCCCGACGCGGAGGAGAGCTTCCGCAACTACCGCCGGTTCATCGACGAGGACCTGCACTTCCATCACCTGATCGCCGAGCAGGCGCAGAGCCCGCTGCTCTCGGAGGCCATCGTGCGGCTGAGGTCGCACATGCACCTCTACCGCCTGAACTTCCGTCACGACTTCGAAGACGACACCCTCAGCGAGCACGAGAGCATCCTGGCGGCGCTTCGCCGACGCGATCCCGAGGCCGCAGCAGAGGCGATGCGCACACACATCGCGAAGTCGTACGACAGGCTCGGCCCCGCGATCGCTCGACGGGCCGAGAACGCATCCGAATGA
- a CDS encoding Na+/H+ antiporter subunit A — protein sequence MLTLLAVFLLGSILMPVLVRWLGSQAFAIAALIPAAAFIHALVLTPQVLDGPTPFVSVAWIPQLGLNLSMNMDVLGWVLTLIVTGVGALVLLYCRWYFHDDSAGIGQFAGVLLGFAGAMYGLVLTDDLVMLVMFWEVTSILSYLLIGHYRRRAASRRAALQALLVTTLGGLVMFVGVVLLVVDAGTSSIREILEIAPTGAIVDAAVVMLLVGAISKSAIFPFHFWLPGAMAAPTPVSAYLHAAAMVKAGIYLIARFAPIFAFTGPWRPIIISLGIVTMLLGGIQALRETDLKRILAFGTVSQLGFFSIVIGYGTQASALAGLALVIAHALFKSALFLIVGVIDRQLSTRDITELSGVGRQAPVMATAAFISIASMAGIAPTLGFVAKESTLTALLDDALHGSPWGLVAIIGVSVGSILTAAYGIRFLWGAFWTKRDAAGDRLPDTAWPDPPVGFLSAPIILAGFTLATGIGAPALDVALQGYALTATPGLDAEGVAAEGPGHLALWHGLEPALGISILSILLGAAVFLLTLRTGWDRKARLIRFTAADVYYLVMRGVDRLSVLSTTLTQRGSLPVYVGTIFVVFVAAEITALVASDIDRFQLSAWHTPAQLVVAPMMAAAGVMAVRAQKRYTGVVLVSITGLGMVVLFATSGAPDLALTQILVETVTMVTFALVLRRLPARMGEHNASVGRIPRALLGVGVGLTMALVAVVATQSRIADPISAAFPKLAYEIGHGKNVVNVALVDLRGWDTMGELSVLVLAATGVASLVFVTHRADMLSATKTLPKARRRRTLSRPLVETTEGVRFQTDENESSPRAWLVGGPKMNPENRSILLEVIVRILFHTIIVVSIFLLFSGHNLPGGGFAGGLVAGMALVMRYVAGGRWELGAAAPTDAGRLLGAGLILAVGTAVVPLFFGLAPLTSNFWEWEIPGIGHMEFVTSTIFDVGVYLVVIGLVLDVLRSLGAEVDRQAQEFRERGVTR from the coding sequence ATGCTGACGCTCCTCGCCGTGTTCCTTCTCGGGTCGATCCTGATGCCCGTTCTGGTGCGCTGGCTGGGATCCCAGGCATTCGCCATCGCGGCTCTCATTCCCGCCGCGGCATTCATCCACGCTCTGGTGCTCACCCCCCAGGTGCTCGACGGCCCGACGCCCTTCGTCTCGGTCGCGTGGATTCCGCAGCTCGGGTTGAACCTGTCGATGAACATGGATGTGCTCGGCTGGGTGCTGACCCTCATCGTCACGGGTGTCGGCGCGCTCGTGCTGCTGTACTGCCGCTGGTACTTCCACGACGACTCCGCGGGGATCGGCCAGTTCGCCGGTGTCCTGCTCGGATTCGCGGGTGCGATGTACGGCCTCGTCCTGACCGACGACCTGGTCATGCTCGTCATGTTCTGGGAGGTGACGAGCATCCTCTCGTACCTCCTCATCGGCCACTACCGTCGGCGTGCGGCCAGCCGACGAGCCGCTCTGCAGGCGCTCCTGGTCACCACCCTCGGCGGGCTCGTGATGTTCGTCGGAGTCGTGCTGCTGGTCGTCGATGCCGGCACCTCGAGCATCCGCGAGATCCTCGAGATCGCTCCCACCGGGGCGATCGTCGATGCCGCCGTGGTGATGCTGCTCGTCGGTGCCATCAGCAAGTCCGCGATCTTCCCGTTCCACTTCTGGCTTCCCGGCGCGATGGCCGCGCCCACCCCCGTGAGCGCCTACCTGCACGCTGCGGCGATGGTGAAGGCGGGCATCTACCTGATCGCGCGCTTCGCTCCGATCTTCGCGTTCACCGGACCCTGGCGACCGATCATCATCTCGCTGGGGATCGTGACCATGCTGCTCGGCGGCATCCAGGCGCTGCGAGAGACCGACCTCAAGCGCATCCTCGCCTTCGGCACCGTCAGCCAGCTCGGGTTCTTCTCGATCGTGATCGGCTACGGCACGCAGGCGAGCGCGCTGGCGGGCCTTGCACTCGTGATCGCGCACGCGCTGTTCAAGTCGGCGCTGTTCCTGATCGTCGGTGTGATCGATCGCCAGCTGTCGACGCGTGACATCACCGAGCTGAGCGGTGTGGGCCGGCAGGCGCCGGTCATGGCGACTGCGGCATTCATCTCCATCGCCTCGATGGCCGGCATCGCGCCGACCCTCGGATTCGTCGCGAAGGAGTCCACCCTCACAGCCCTCCTCGACGACGCGCTGCACGGATCGCCATGGGGACTCGTAGCCATCATCGGCGTCAGCGTCGGATCCATTCTCACTGCGGCATATGGCATCCGCTTCCTCTGGGGCGCGTTCTGGACCAAGCGCGACGCAGCAGGCGATCGTCTTCCCGACACCGCGTGGCCGGACCCGCCCGTCGGATTCCTCTCGGCGCCGATCATCCTCGCCGGCTTCACGCTGGCCACCGGCATCGGAGCCCCTGCTCTCGACGTCGCGCTCCAGGGATACGCCCTCACGGCCACGCCCGGCCTCGACGCCGAGGGCGTCGCCGCCGAGGGACCAGGGCACCTCGCCCTCTGGCATGGTCTCGAGCCCGCTCTCGGCATCTCGATCCTGTCGATCCTGCTCGGCGCCGCGGTCTTCCTCCTGACCCTGCGCACAGGGTGGGATCGCAAGGCGCGGCTGATCCGCTTCACCGCGGCAGACGTCTACTACCTGGTCATGCGCGGCGTCGACCGGCTCTCGGTGCTGAGCACGACCCTCACCCAGCGAGGCTCGCTTCCGGTCTACGTCGGCACGATCTTCGTGGTCTTCGTCGCCGCCGAGATCACGGCTCTCGTCGCCAGCGACATCGACCGCTTCCAGCTCTCGGCCTGGCACACCCCCGCGCAGCTGGTGGTCGCGCCGATGATGGCCGCCGCCGGCGTCATGGCCGTGCGGGCGCAGAAGAGGTACACCGGGGTCGTGCTCGTCTCGATCACGGGTCTCGGCATGGTCGTGCTGTTCGCGACCAGCGGCGCCCCCGACCTGGCGCTGACGCAGATCCTCGTCGAGACCGTGACGATGGTCACCTTCGCGCTCGTGCTGCGTCGCCTGCCTGCGCGAATGGGCGAGCACAACGCCTCCGTCGGTCGCATTCCGCGGGCGCTGCTGGGTGTCGGAGTCGGACTCACCATGGCCCTCGTCGCGGTCGTGGCGACCCAGTCGCGTATCGCGGACCCGATCTCGGCGGCCTTCCCGAAGCTCGCGTACGAGATCGGTCACGGCAAGAACGTCGTCAACGTCGCGCTGGTCGACCTGCGTGGCTGGGACACGATGGGCGAGCTCTCGGTGCTCGTGCTGGCCGCCACCGGCGTCGCCTCGCTCGTGTTCGTCACTCACCGGGCCGACATGCTGTCGGCGACCAAGACGCTGCCCAAGGCGCGGCGCCGTCGAACCCTCAGCCGTCCCCTGGTCGAGACGACCGAGGGCGTGCGCTTCCAGACCGACGAGAACGAGAGCAGCCCCCGCGCCTGGCTCGTCGGCGGACCGAAGATGAACCCGGAGAACCGGTCGATCCTGCTCGAGGTGATCGTCCGCATCCTCTTCCACACGATCATCGTCGTGTCGATCTTCCTGCTCTTCTCCGGCCACAACCTTCCGGGCGGCGGCTTCGCGGGCGGACTCGTCGCGGGCATGGCACTCGTCATGCGCTACGTCGCCGGCGGACGCTGGGAGCTCGGCGCGGCTGCGCCCACGGATGCCGGTCGACTGCTCGGCGCCGGTCTGATCCTCGCGGTCGGCACTGCCGTGGTGCCGCTGTTCTTCGGCCTCGCCCCGCTCACCAGCAACTTCTGGGAATGGGAGATCCCCGGCATCGGCCACATGGAGTTCGTCACCTCGACGATCTTCGACGTCGGCGTGTACCTCGTCGTGATCGGACTCGTGCTCGACGTGCTGCGCAGCCTCGGTGCCGAGGTCGACCGCCAGGCACAGGAGTTCCGCGAGCGGGGGGTGACCCGCTGA